The Mycoplasmopsis equigenitalium genome contains a region encoding:
- the truB gene encoding tRNA pseudouridine(55) synthase TruB has translation MFHLLKKEDNISSYAATKKFAKENNIIKIGHSGTLDPLASGYLLLADGDDTKLFNYVHDKSKKYHVVCALGFQTDTFDIEGKVINRSTKKCNSQQEILKIVEIIKKNDYQKPPIFSAKKINGQKAYNLARKGHKVVLDPVKIKIHSVTNVNLNVEKQIVSFDAHVSNGTYIRSIVNDLGLELGTYATMTALDRYEISGLSGNLTHFQIINILFKDRLIFTTKDDVIRLQKNHFNHIVKLSWYLDIINTEKDYILVDKDTNMCYGVISVANKLIKIKRLFGKRLQ, from the coding sequence ATGTTCCACTTATTGAAGAAAGAAGATAATATTTCCAGCTATGCGGCAACCAAGAAATTTGCAAAAGAAAATAACATAATTAAGATTGGACACTCAGGTACACTAGATCCCTTGGCAAGTGGTTATTTACTGTTAGCAGATGGTGATGATACTAAGCTTTTTAATTATGTGCATGACAAGTCTAAAAAATATCATGTAGTATGTGCATTAGGGTTTCAAACCGATACTTTTGATATTGAAGGAAAAGTAATAAATAGAAGTACAAAAAAATGTAATTCTCAACAAGAAATACTAAAAATTGTTGAAATAATTAAAAAAAATGATTACCAGAAACCTCCAATTTTTAGTGCGAAAAAAATTAATGGTCAAAAAGCATATAATTTAGCAAGAAAAGGGCATAAAGTAGTATTGGATCCGGTAAAAATTAAAATCCATAGTGTTACAAATGTTAATCTAAATGTCGAAAAACAAATAGTAAGTTTTGATGCTCATGTTTCCAATGGTACTTATATTCGTAGTATAGTAAACGACTTAGGCCTTGAATTAGGTACATATGCTACAATGACCGCGCTTGACCGTTACGAAATAAGCGGCTTAAGTGGCAATCTGACACATTTTCAAATTATTAATATTTTATTCAAAGATCGTCTTATTTTCACTACGAAAGATGATGTTATTAGACTACAAAAAAATCACTTCAATCATATTGTAAAACTATCTTGGTATCTTGATATCATTAATACCGAAAAAGATTATATTTTAGTAGATAAGGATACCAATATGTGCTATGGTGTAATTAGTGTCGCGAATAAACTAATTAAAATCAAACGACTATTTGGTAAAAGATTACAATAA
- a CDS encoding ABC transporter permease translates to MQKIKNWLALNPRLALLVPYFVIAILLIILPVILIIISAFTYHGEDLDNWKVIKTSSFGLIVWRSIKLGVIAAFVSLLIAMPYAFFVAMHRSKTFKIFSLTLIISPLLIFSIAKVYAVRGVFLSVFEEDSLNAEWFMVVGMVYLNLPFMIMPLYGVFKDMPRNILEASQDLGYSKWQTFFKVIIPYSLKAIISGLVLVFISSSTSIIISDKLLPNGDQFQTIGNQINDYANPGSPTSMSISSTIVIVVTIVIFSVSALFYLVPKIIAKIKRVNYE, encoded by the coding sequence ATGCAAAAAATTAAGAATTGACTTGCACTTAACCCACGTCTTGCTCTACTTGTGCCCTATTTTGTAATTGCTATTTTATTAATTATTCTGCCAGTAATTTTAATTATTATTTCCGCTTTTACTTACCATGGGGAAGACTTAGATAACTGAAAGGTTATTAAAACTTCATCTTTTGGTTTGATTGTATGACGCTCAATTAAATTGGGAGTAATTGCGGCATTTGTTTCACTTTTGATTGCGATGCCATATGCCTTTTTTGTTGCGATGCACAGATCAAAAACCTTTAAGATTTTTTCACTAACTTTAATTATTTCGCCACTTTTAATTTTCTCAATTGCTAAGGTTTATGCTGTTCGTGGTGTATTTCTTAGTGTTTTTGAAGAAGATTCTTTAAATGCGGAATGATTTATGGTTGTTGGAATGGTGTATCTTAATTTACCATTTATGATTATGCCGCTCTATGGTGTTTTCAAAGATATGCCCCGTAATATTCTTGAAGCAAGTCAAGATTTAGGGTACTCGAAATGACAAACATTTTTTAAGGTAATTATTCCTTACAGTTTAAAGGCAATTATTTCGGGTCTTGTTTTAGTTTTTATTTCAAGTTCGACATCAATTATTATTTCTGATAAGTTGTTACCTAATGGTGACCAATTCCAAACAATTGGTAATCAAATTAATGATTATGCTAATCCGGGTTCGCCAACAAGTATGTCAATCAGTTCGACAATTGTTATTGTAGTAACGATAGTTATTTTCAGCGTTTCGGCACTATTTTATTTAGTGCCGAAAATTATTGCCAAAATTAAGAGGGTGAACTATGAGTAA
- the rpsL gene encoding 30S ribosomal protein S12: protein MPTINQLVNSGRTFKTKKPNAPALSLSYNSLEKRPKKLNSPFKRGVCTRVATMTPKKPNSALRRYARVKLSNGMEVTAYIPGEGHNLQEHSVVLIRGGRVKDLPGVRYHIVRGTQDTAGVAKRKQGRSLYGAKREKEK, encoded by the coding sequence ATGCCAACAATTAACCAATTAGTCAATAGTGGTCGTACCTTTAAAACTAAAAAACCTAATGCGCCTGCGCTTAGTTTAAGTTACAACTCACTAGAAAAAAGACCAAAAAAGCTTAACTCACCATTCAAACGTGGAGTATGTACTCGTGTGGCAACGATGACACCTAAAAAACCTAACTCAGCATTACGTAGATATGCTCGTGTTAAGTTATCAAATGGAATGGAAGTTACCGCTTATATTCCCGGTGAAGGTCACAACCTTCAAGAACACTCTGTCGTTTTAATTCGTGGTGGTCGTGTTAAAGACTTACCCGGAGTTAGATATCACATTGTTCGGGGAACACAAGATACAGCCGGAGTTGCTAAACGTAAACAAGGGCGCAGTCTTTACGGTGCTAAAAGAGAAAAAGAAAAATAG
- a CDS encoding YcsE-related riboflavin metabolism phosphatase, which translates to MNEKIKFAAFDVDGTILPYGQLSFSPKIVEAFKKLKENKIKTIIATGREFVTIGKLLDQLNGNIDYFIGANGAFIYDVEKDKIIHKNPIYYADFEVFYNEMIDSVDSMSIMDDQYGHVSEKVDTDSWFLKPHTHKLKKLDDTFSQINRKSLFIITVNSMDKQSYDLANKVIEKNHLNLSIQSAWEKGLFLAAKGVTKSSALRWLMIDHNASLKNLIAFGDGENDVEMIRDAGIGVVMQGGSRELIKYADYIAPRCDDDGVYTQLKKLNII; encoded by the coding sequence ATGAATGAAAAAATAAAGTTTGCCGCATTTGATGTTGATGGAACGATTTTGCCTTATGGTCAACTATCTTTTTCACCAAAGATTGTTGAAGCATTTAAAAAGCTAAAGGAAAACAAGATAAAAACAATAATTGCAACAGGTCGTGAATTTGTAACAATAGGTAAATTGCTTGATCAATTAAATGGGAATATTGATTATTTTATTGGTGCTAACGGCGCTTTTATTTATGATGTCGAAAAGGATAAAATTATTCATAAAAACCCTATTTATTATGCAGATTTTGAAGTGTTTTATAATGAAATGATAGATTCCGTTGATTCGATGTCGATAATGGATGACCAGTATGGTCATGTTTCGGAAAAAGTTGACACTGACTCGTGATTTTTAAAACCGCATACTCACAAACTTAAGAAGCTTGATGATACTTTTAGTCAAATTAATCGCAAAAGTTTATTTATTATTACTGTTAATTCTATGGATAAACAAAGCTATGATTTGGCAAACAAAGTTATTGAAAAAAATCATCTTAATTTATCTATTCAGTCTGCTTGAGAAAAAGGGCTTTTTCTTGCTGCTAAGGGCGTAACTAAATCATCCGCTCTTCGTTGATTAATGATTGATCATAACGCAAGTTTGAAAAACTTAATTGCTTTTGGCGATGGTGAAAACGATGTAGAAATGATTAGGGATGCAGGTATCGGTGTAGTGATGCAAGGTGGCAGTCGTGAACTTATTAAATATGCAGATTATATTGCGCCTCGTTGTGATGATGATGGTGTTTATACACAACTTAAGAAGCTTAATATTATTTAA
- a CDS encoding ABC transporter permease, protein MSKLRDILYRSYVYVILFVTYIPLIFALIFSFNSTSKRGNLSFSWNQFSTDGWISFFTQSRDQALVNSFIIAFAVSVITIPLALVTVYALWKQKNKTYGHIVKATYNVPFINPEVVTAIGLILAYGMLFGTLKVTSEGIFRAILGHVVIALPYCITVMYPASEKFNKNLFEASQDLGYSKLRSWFKVYLFHMLPTIIFSFIITVFFSFDDFIITRLVSNTSTLGTKLYETSFRSWGLVVGGSLMIITLVGSLIYIAVMKWGVKWKQKN, encoded by the coding sequence ATGAGTAAATTAAGAGATATTTTATATCGTAGTTACGTGTATGTAATTTTATTTGTAACATACATTCCGTTGATTTTTGCTTTAATTTTCTCGTTTAACTCAACCTCAAAACGGGGTAATTTATCTTTTAGTTGAAATCAGTTTTCAACCGATGGCTGGATCAGCTTTTTCACTCAGTCTCGTGATCAAGCGCTTGTTAATTCATTTATTATTGCTTTTGCGGTTTCAGTAATTACCATTCCACTTGCATTAGTAACAGTTTATGCGCTTTGAAAACAAAAAAATAAAACTTATGGTCATATTGTTAAAGCAACTTACAATGTTCCATTTATTAACCCAGAAGTCGTAACGGCAATTGGTTTAATTCTTGCGTACGGGATGCTTTTCGGAACATTAAAAGTTACAAGTGAAGGAATATTTCGAGCAATCTTGGGACATGTTGTAATCGCACTTCCTTATTGCATAACTGTGATGTATCCCGCTAGTGAAAAATTTAATAAAAACTTGTTTGAAGCGAGCCAAGATTTAGGTTATTCGAAGCTTCGTTCATGATTTAAAGTTTATTTATTTCATATGTTGCCAACGATTATTTTCTCGTTTATTATTACAGTCTTTTTCTCATTTGATGATTTTATCATTACACGTTTAGTTTCAAATACATCAACGCTTGGGACAAAATTGTATGAAACTTCATTCCGTAGTTGAGGACTAGTAGTTGGTGGTAGTTTAATGATTATTACTTTAGTAGGTTCACTAATTTATATTGCTGTAATGAAATGGGGTGTAAAATGAAAACAAAAAAATTAA
- a CDS encoding ABC transporter ATP-binding protein gives MKENIIQLVNVVKEYNDQVILDNVSLDIKKGDFVTLLGPSGSGKTTILRLIAGFEWATRGEIKFQGIDIKDLSPHKRDVSTIFQDYALFPHLNVEDNIKYGLKLKRYPKEHINPKHIKKLEQLTIKWKKYAAKKMAKLDKLMETYENEMQTLKENTWKYKKRQAWIDDSDFKYSYWENYVNLQTEKFSKLHLNRKITKEEINKEFENIINLVGLKGNESKAISQLSGGMKQRVALARSLVIEPSILLLDEPLSALDAKIRIKMQELLKSIQRKLNLTFIFVTHDQDEALELSDKVAVIKDGKIIQYDTPKNIYDYPQTKWIAQFIGDSNIFGGVYLGDRIVKFMGQEFKTIPNDFDEGVEVDVLIRPEDIDVSEKKGQLRGKVLKTIYRGSYYFITVEIDKDFIFYVETTKNYEPGQEIYLDWTQDSIHLMAKEQDAKN, from the coding sequence ATGAAAGAAAATATCATTCAGTTGGTTAATGTTGTTAAAGAATATAATGATCAAGTTATTCTAGATAACGTCTCTTTGGATATTAAAAAAGGCGATTTTGTTACTCTTTTAGGACCTAGTGGAAGCGGAAAAACAACAATTTTAAGATTAATTGCTGGATTTGAGTGGGCAACTAGGGGTGAAATCAAGTTTCAAGGAATTGATATTAAGGACTTGTCGCCACACAAACGTGACGTTTCGACTATTTTTCAAGACTACGCTCTTTTCCCGCATCTTAATGTTGAAGATAATATTAAGTACGGTTTAAAACTAAAACGATATCCAAAAGAACACATTAACCCTAAACACATTAAAAAACTAGAACAATTAACCATAAAGTGAAAAAAATATGCCGCCAAAAAAATGGCTAAACTTGATAAGTTGATGGAAACTTATGAAAATGAAATGCAAACATTAAAAGAAAATACTTGAAAATACAAAAAGCGTCAAGCATGAATTGATGATAGTGATTTTAAGTATTCTTATTGAGAAAACTACGTTAATTTGCAAACAGAAAAATTTTCAAAATTACACTTAAATCGAAAAATTACTAAAGAAGAGATCAATAAAGAATTTGAAAATATTATTAATCTTGTTGGGTTAAAAGGCAATGAAAGTAAAGCGATTTCTCAACTTAGCGGTGGAATGAAGCAACGTGTGGCGCTTGCGCGCTCACTAGTGATTGAACCAAGTATTTTACTTTTAGATGAACCACTTAGTGCTCTAGACGCTAAAATTCGTATTAAAATGCAAGAATTGCTTAAGAGCATTCAAAGAAAATTGAATTTAACATTTATATTTGTTACTCACGATCAAGATGAAGCACTTGAGCTTTCTGATAAAGTGGCAGTTATTAAAGATGGCAAAATTATTCAATACGATACACCTAAAAATATTTATGATTATCCGCAAACAAAATGAATTGCTCAATTTATTGGTGATTCGAATATTTTTGGTGGAGTCTATCTTGGTGATAGAATTGTTAAATTCATGGGTCAAGAATTTAAAACTATTCCTAATGATTTTGATGAAGGTGTTGAAGTTGATGTTTTAATTCGTCCTGAAGATATTGATGTTAGCGAGAAAAAAGGACAATTACGTGGTAAAGTGTTAAAAACAATTTACCGGGGCAGTTACTACTTTATTACTGTTGAAATTGATAAAGATTTTATTTTTTATGTTGAAACAACAAAAAATTACGAACCAGGACAAGAAATTTATTTAGACTGAACACAAGACTCAATCCATTTAATGGCGAAGGAACAAGATGCAAAAAATTAA
- the rpsG gene encoding 30S ribosomal protein S7, whose amino-acid sequence MSRKRSAPIRQVLADPVFNSVLITKLINTIMLDGKKSIAQNILYSAFEIVKNKTNKDPMEVFNQAIENITPQLEVRTRRVGGTNYQVPTEVAKRRKQSLSLRWLVQYARLRNEKTMEIKLANEIIDAANKTGGAIKKREDTHKMAEANKAFAHFRW is encoded by the coding sequence ATGTCAAGAAAAAGAAGTGCACCGATAAGACAGGTGCTTGCTGATCCAGTATTCAACTCAGTACTAATCACAAAATTAATTAACACAATTATGCTTGATGGTAAAAAATCAATCGCGCAAAACATTTTGTATTCGGCTTTCGAAATTGTTAAAAACAAAACCAATAAAGACCCAATGGAAGTCTTTAACCAAGCAATTGAAAACATTACACCACAACTTGAAGTTAGAACAAGAAGAGTTGGAGGAACCAACTACCAAGTTCCAACCGAAGTAGCTAAACGTCGTAAACAATCACTTTCACTACGTTGATTAGTGCAATATGCACGTTTAAGAAACGAAAAAACAATGGAAATCAAACTCGCAAACGAGATTATTGATGCCGCAAACAAAACAGGGGGAGCTATCAAAAAACGTGAGGATACGCATAAAATGGCCGAAGCTAATAAAGCGTTTGCTCACTTTAGATGATAG